The genomic window TTGACAGTTCTGGGCCATTCCCACAAATCCTCAAGCCAAGGAATGGGAATACCTTCTTGACCTACAGATGCCCCAATAATACCTCCTAAAATTGCCGCAGTGGTATCTGTATCACCGCCACAACGAACAATTTCCAGGATGGCTCCTGGGTAATCTTGCTGATGTCTCAACCAAGCGTGAATGACAACTGGAACTGTGTGATAAATATAGCCGCTAACACCTCGCGCAAGTCCTAACTCAACGGCAAATGATTCTGTAGTTTGTTGAGCGTTTACGCTGTTGCAAGCTTTCTTGATTAGTTGCAAAAATTCACTGGCTTCTGCTCCTATAATTTCTTGGAGAGTCTGATAGTAGTTTTGAGGAGAAATATTTGATTGTTGGCTGGATAGGTGGGCAGCAATCGCCACAGCTAAAGCTCCAAATTCCGCTTTAGGATCAGTATGTGTAAGTCTTGTAGATGCTCTGACTAATTCGCGTAACTTTTGGAAGTCATCGCCATAACAAACACCGATAATAGCGCTTCTCATGGCTGGGCCATTGCCAGCAGAGAAAATACCAGAGTGTTCAGGTTTAAATCCTAACCACAATCTTAAGATAGCTTTGAGAGTGGCGTATCCAATGCCGGCTGGCAAACCGAGTAACCAAAAACGTAATCGCTTTGCTAAATCTTTCTTGAATGTCTGGACATCCCCAGATGAAATAATTAAGGCTTGAGCTACCATGCAGATGTGTTCTGTATCATCAGAAACCATGCCTCTGCCAAAGAGGAACTGGTGTCCGGTTACAGTCGGATAAAGACGACGTTGCCGATGTTTAGATAAGCCTTCGTAGGGAAGCCCAATGGCATCACCGACTGCGGTTCCCAGTAAACAGCCAATGATTGAGTTGGAAGTTGGAAACAGCATTTAACGAGTGAGATTTACTTTAGAAACCCAGCTTGTTTCTTTTTAACTCAAATTCACAATATATTTCTTCGCTTTGACCGCAATAGCTGGGATGAAAGCAGTTTACTCCTGAGAGGAGCTACTCGTCAAAGTTGCTGTGGCGGACTACTAGCTAATTTCCTCTCATCACAATGAATTAGCCCTGCCAACTGACCGGCAA from Microcoleus sp. FACHB-672 includes these protein-coding regions:
- a CDS encoding ADP-ribosylglycohydrolase family protein; the protein is MLFPTSNSIIGCLLGTAVGDAIGLPYEGLSKHRQRRLYPTVTGHQFLFGRGMVSDDTEHICMVAQALIISSGDVQTFKKDLAKRLRFWLLGLPAGIGYATLKAILRLWLGFKPEHSGIFSAGNGPAMRSAIIGVCYGDDFQKLRELVRASTRLTHTDPKAEFGALAVAIAAHLSSQQSNISPQNYYQTLQEIIGAEASEFLQLIKKACNSVNAQQTTESFAVELGLARGVSGYIYHTVPVVIHAWLRHQQDYPGAILEIVRCGGDTDTTAAILGGIIGASVGQEGIPIPWLEDLWEWPRTVKWIQLLGKRLANVSHQDAVCTPLELPLYKLFWRNLLFMIVVIVHGFRRMLPPY